In Zea mays cultivar B73 chromosome 7, Zm-B73-REFERENCE-NAM-5.0, whole genome shotgun sequence, the following proteins share a genomic window:
- the LOC100284625 gene encoding senescence-associated-like protein isoform X2, producing METVGNAINSFDPNALPRHIEGALGTAGNLINSFEPKWSGKNEFDLNGEADFLDGYECPDEYWGSAPVKAHKPVNIKNLLGGVIAIIGRNLGNTEAEQPKDTKTSVSFLGSADDGNTFLHSSVYMPSAPPVLDEEALNYNIYRAVLEAEPPEWLPDSYASACMQCAALFTALTRGRHHCRFCGGIFCRACSKGRSLLPAKFRERNPQRVCDACYDRLDPLQNLLINSVSNASQTAKHDVMDWTCARGWLNFPIGLTMEHEIYKAANTLTSYSQVARINPEKSIPHAVLSGASGLAILTVVKAGAILTYKLGTGLVVARRSDGSWSAPSAILSAGFGWGAQVGGELMDFIIVLRGPEAVQTFCSRMHFSLGAGVSAAAGPVGRVAEADLRAGDKGSGVCYTYSCSKGAFIGVSLEGNLVATRMDANLRFYGDPYLTTSDILTGNVEQPNAAKFLYTALDNLYSGLDW from the exons ATGGAAACGGTTGGCAATGCAATCAACTCATTCGATCCAAATGCGTTGCCTCGGCATATAGAAGGGGCATTGGGAACAGCTGGAAACCTCATTAACTCATTTGAGCCAAAATGGTCTGGGAAAAATGAGTTTGATTTAAATGGGGAAGCTGATTTCCTTGATGGATATGAATGCCCTGATGAATATTGGGGCTCTGCACCTGTGAAGGCGCACAAACCAGTTAACATTAAGAACCTGCTGGGTGGCGTTATTGCGATAATCGGTCGCAATTTGGGAAATACTGAAGCTGAACAGCCAAAGGACACTAAGACCAGTGTCTCATTCCTTGGGTCGGCTGATGATGGTAACACATTCTTGCATTCCTCAGTCTACATGCCAAGTGCTCCACCAGTACTTGATGAAGAAGCCTTAAATTACAACATTTATAGGGCTGTACTGGAAGCAGAGCCACCAGAATGGCTTCCTGACAGTTATGCTAGTGCGTGTATGCAGTGCGCTGCTCTTTTTACTGCCCTTACACGTGGAAGGCATCATTGTCGATTCTGTGGAGGGATATTTTGCAGGGCATGCTCAAAGGGACGATCGCTGTTGCCTGCCAAGTTCCGTGAGCGGAATCCGCAAAGAGTCTGTGATGCTTGTTATGATAGGCTTGATCCATTGCAGAACTTATTGATTAATTCTGTCAGCAATGCCTCACAAACTGCAAAGCATGATGTCATGGATTGGACTTGTGCAAGAGGGTGGTTAAATTTTCCCATTGGATTAACAATGGAGCATGAGATATACAAGGCAGCGAATACCTTGACAAGTTACAGCCAG GTGGCAAGAATAAACCCTGAGAAGTCTATTCCCCATGCAGTTCTTAGTGGAGCAAGTGGGCTTGCCATATTGACAGTTGTAAAAGCTGGTGCTATTCTTACTTACAAACTTGGAACTGGCCTAGTAGTTGCTCGAAGATCTGATGGATCATGGTCTGCACCATCTGCTATACTTTCTGCTGGTTTTGGATGGGGAGCACAG GTTGGTGGTGAGCTTATGGATTTCATCATAGTGCTTCGTGGCCCAGAAGCTGTCCAAACTTTCTGCAGTCGAATGCATTTTTCACTTGGGGCAGGTGTAAGTGCTGCAGCAGGACCTGTGGGCAGAGTAGCAGAAGCAGACCTGAGAGCTGGTGATAAAGGATCAGGAGTTTGCTATACATACAGCTGCAGCAAAG GTGCATTTATTGGTGTCTCATTAGAAGGGAATCTAGTTGCCACACGGATGGATGCTAATCTGCGGTTTTATGGTGACCCATATCTAACAACCAGCGACATTCTCACGGGGAATGTGGAACAGCCAAATGCTGCCAAATTTCTTTACACTGCACTGGATAATCTATACTCAGGGCTGGATTGGTAG
- the LOC100284625 gene encoding senescence-associated-like protein, translated as MSTRREVVLYHPLPAPGVTNNLKDGIQSKVMETVGNAINSFDPNALPRHIEGALGTAGNLINSFEPKWSGKNEFDLNGEADFLDGYECPDEYWGSAPVKAHKPVNIKNLLGGVIAIIGRNLGNTEAEQPKDTKTSVSFLGSADDGNTFLHSSVYMPSAPPVLDEEALNYNIYRAVLEAEPPEWLPDSYASACMQCAALFTALTRGRHHCRFCGGIFCRACSKGRSLLPAKFRERNPQRVCDACYDRLDPLQNLLINSVSNASQTAKHDVMDWTCARGWLNFPIGLTMEHEIYKAANTLTSYSQVARINPEKSIPHAVLSGASGLAILTVVKAGAILTYKLGTGLVVARRSDGSWSAPSAILSAGFGWGAQVGGELMDFIIVLRGPEAVQTFCSRMHFSLGAGVSAAAGPVGRVAEADLRAGDKGSGVCYTYSCSKGAFIGVSLEGNLVATRMDANLRFYGDPYLTTSDILTGNVEQPNAAKFLYTALDNLYSGLDW; from the exons ATGTCAACACGTAGGGAGGTTGTCTTGTATCACCCATTGCCTGCACCAGGAGTGACAAACAACCTCAAGGATGGGATCCAGTCAAAAGTTATGGAAACGGTTGGCAATGCAATCAACTCATTCGATCCAAATGCGTTGCCTCGGCATATAGAAGGGGCATTGGGAACAGCTGGAAACCTCATTAACTCATTTGAGCCAAAATGGTCTGGGAAAAATGAGTTTGATTTAAATGGGGAAGCTGATTTCCTTGATGGATATGAATGCCCTGATGAATATTGGGGCTCTGCACCTGTGAAGGCGCACAAACCAGTTAACATTAAGAACCTGCTGGGTGGCGTTATTGCGATAATCGGTCGCAATTTGGGAAATACTGAAGCTGAACAGCCAAAGGACACTAAGACCAGTGTCTCATTCCTTGGGTCGGCTGATGATGGTAACACATTCTTGCATTCCTCAGTCTACATGCCAAGTGCTCCACCAGTACTTGATGAAGAAGCCTTAAATTACAACATTTATAGGGCTGTACTGGAAGCAGAGCCACCAGAATGGCTTCCTGACAGTTATGCTAGTGCGTGTATGCAGTGCGCTGCTCTTTTTACTGCCCTTACACGTGGAAGGCATCATTGTCGATTCTGTGGAGGGATATTTTGCAGGGCATGCTCAAAGGGACGATCGCTGTTGCCTGCCAAGTTCCGTGAGCGGAATCCGCAAAGAGTCTGTGATGCTTGTTATGATAGGCTTGATCCATTGCAGAACTTATTGATTAATTCTGTCAGCAATGCCTCACAAACTGCAAAGCATGATGTCATGGATTGGACTTGTGCAAGAGGGTGGTTAAATTTTCCCATTGGATTAACAATGGAGCATGAGATATACAAGGCAGCGAATACCTTGACAAGTTACAGCCAG GTGGCAAGAATAAACCCTGAGAAGTCTATTCCCCATGCAGTTCTTAGTGGAGCAAGTGGGCTTGCCATATTGACAGTTGTAAAAGCTGGTGCTATTCTTACTTACAAACTTGGAACTGGCCTAGTAGTTGCTCGAAGATCTGATGGATCATGGTCTGCACCATCTGCTATACTTTCTGCTGGTTTTGGATGGGGAGCACAG GTTGGTGGTGAGCTTATGGATTTCATCATAGTGCTTCGTGGCCCAGAAGCTGTCCAAACTTTCTGCAGTCGAATGCATTTTTCACTTGGGGCAGGTGTAAGTGCTGCAGCAGGACCTGTGGGCAGAGTAGCAGAAGCAGACCTGAGAGCTGGTGATAAAGGATCAGGAGTTTGCTATACATACAGCTGCAGCAAAG GTGCATTTATTGGTGTCTCATTAGAAGGGAATCTAGTTGCCACACGGATGGATGCTAATCTGCGGTTTTATGGTGACCCATATCTAACAACCAGCGACATTCTCACGGGGAATGTGGAACAGCCAAATGCTGCCAAATTTCTTTACACTGCACTGGATAATCTATACTCAGGGCTGGATTGGTAG